The DNA region GAAAATTAAAGGATTTGAAAGTAAGTTTTGATAAAGAAGTTAAAGAAGAATTGAAAACAAGAGAAGTTGATTTTTATTCCAGTAAATATATCTGCGAAGCACTCCTAATTGAAAAAAATCTTATAAAAATTGATGGAGAAATGGAAGATTTATGGAAAAATGGATATAAAATTGAAAATTTTGTTAAACTCAATGAACCTGATAACCCTGCTGATGATAAGACAGAAGTTTATATTTTAAGAGATAAAGAAAACCTCTATTTATTTTTCAAATGTTTTACAAACGATATGACAAAAATAAAAGCAACAATTACAGGAGATAAAAGAGATATAAAGGAAATATGGAGAGAAGATGGAATTGAAATTTTCATTGACCCAGGATGTAAATATCTATCATATTATCAACTTATGATAAATGCAAACGGAGCACTTACAGATATGAAAGTTGATATTGGTGAAAAAAAAGAAGATGACCTTGAATGGAACAGTAATGCAGAAGTTAAAACAAAAATATTAAAAGACCTCTGGACAGCAGAAATAAAAATACCTTTTAAATCTCTTGGAAATTACGAAATATATGGAATAAACTTTTGCAGGAATAATACTCAAGAAAAAGGAACTCATACTTTATGGAGTCCAACCAAAAAAGCATCCCTTGGAAATCAGGGATTCGGCGTTCCAGAAAGATTCGGAAAATTACTTCTGGATAAGAAAGAAATATACAGAAAAGTAAAATCAATAAAAGGAGAACTTGTATTTCAACCACTTGGCGTTGAAAATAAAGTTGAATTGGAGATTGATAAAAGTCTGCTTGGAAAAAAAATGGATATAAACATAGTAAATTTCAAGAATGAAAAAGTTTTTGAAAAAAATATCCTGTTAGAAAAAGAAAAAATTGAAATTCCTTTTGTTATCTACCAGGATAATAATGACCCGATTTATTATTTAAAATTTAAATGCGATGACTATATATTTGAAATTCCTTTTAAATTTTTAACAAAAGATATTAATTTTTTTGTTTTCCCGGAAAATGCCTTTTTGATTTATTCTTCTGACGAGAAAGAGACAAAATTGCATGGAAGTATAAAAATAAATAAAGCAGAAATAGTTAAAAATCCTGATGCAAAATTGAAAATTGTATTAGAATATATATCAGGTGGTATCTTAATTGAAAAAAATTTAAAAATGATTTCAAACAATTTTAATATCTGGTTGCCAATTAAAGATTTGGATTCTGGCGGATATATTTTAAAAGTAGAAGTATATATAAATCCAGAAACTGTTTTTAAAAATGAATATAAATTTCTGAAACTTTAAATTAAAAAGGAGGATTTAGATGAAAGTTAATAAGATTAAATGTGAAAATTTTATAGTTTACAGAAAGGAAAATGAATTTTCTGCATGGCCAAGAAATTGTGGAGTTTATAAATATAAAGGAGATGAAATTGTTGTAAATTTTTTTACAAGGACATGTAATTATCAGACAAAAGAAGAAGTTGGTCATGGTTATGAACCCCCTGATAATTCGTCAAGAATAATGCAGATAAGGTCAAAAGATGGTGGAAAAAACTGGAACAATTCAAAAAAAATATTAACTCCAATAAACCTGGGAAAAGGAGAAACAGAGAATATAAATTTTCTATCACCAAAGGAATTCAATTTTAAAAATCCTGATTTTATGCTTATCGCTATCAAAAATAATCTATTTTTTTCTGATGATAGAGGAAAAACTCTTTACGGACCATGCAGATTACCTTCTTTTGGATATGATTTTAACTGGGCAAGACCTGATTATGTGGTCAGAGAAGATGGTGCTTTAATTTTATTTTCTACTGTCAATTGTTCTGATGGAAAAGAAGGAAAACCTATAGCAATAATATCAAAAAATAATGGTTTATCCTGGGAAATCCTTTCTTATATATCATCTGAAAAAAACGACTATATGCAGATAATGCCCTCTGGTATTATCCTTCCTGATGGGAAAATTTTATGTGCTATAAGATGTCAGAGATACAGGCATGGATACAGTTTCTGGTCAGAATGTTATATTTCAGAAGACAGTGGTAGAAGCTGGCAGTTTTTATCAAGAATAAATGATATTGGAAGTCCATGCCATTTATTATTGCTTAAAGATGGAAGAATTCTTGCTACTTATGGATACAGGTCATACCCCTTTGGAATAAGATGTTCAATAAGCGAAGATTATGGAAAAACATGGAAGAATGAATTTATTATAAGAGATGATGGTGGTTCCTGGGATTTAGGTTATCCTGTAAGTATTCAATTAGATAGTGGAAAAATTTTAACTTTCTATTATTTCAATGATAAAAATGACAAAATACAGGTAGATGGTGGAGTTAGATATATAGCAGGTTCTATTTTTGAAATTTAGATTTATTTGTTTTTAACTCCAAAAGAAATTAAGTTTTCTAAACTTATCTTAAGTGCTTCAAATGGGTCACAGGTAGGTCTATCCATTTCAACAAGACAGAATTTAACCTTTGACTTCTTACAGGATTTTATAATCCTTTCCCAGTTTAAATTTCCACTTCCTATAGGTGGCATAACCTGCTGATTTTTTATTATTCCCATATCCTTAAAATGTACCTGACTTACCCTTCCATTATATCTTTCAATCCAGTATGCAGGGTCTCCTCCACCATATGTAACCCAGTAAGTATCTATTTCACCCTCAAGTTCAGGGCAATTATCAAGTAAAATTTCAAGTCCTGTTTTACCATTATATCTCTCAAATTCAATCCCATGGTTGTGGTATCCAAGTATAAGTCCATTTTTTTTAATTTTTTCAATTATTTTATTAAATTCATCCGCAACTTTTAAATATCCATCTTTATTATGTAATTCTCCTGGCAATCCCGGACACATAATACCTTCACATCCAAGAATTTTATGCTCCTCTATTACCTTTTCTGTTTCTTTTATAATCCTTTCATAACCAGTATGAGTTGAAACAGCAACAAGTTCTGTATCATCAAGTATTTTTTTAAGTTCCCTTACATCTTTTGGTTCACTCACAGCAGAAATCTGGACATATTTATAACCCATTTCTCTGATTTTTTTTAATGTATTTACTGTATCTTCAACTGACTTACAATAATCTCTTAATGTATATAATTGAACTCCACATTTCATTTTTTCCTCCTTTTTCGTTCAGAAACTTTAAGAAACATTTTAACACTTAAAATTTCTTTTTCAAATTTTGAAAAATAGAAGATAGATAAAAGCATTTATAAAAGTTACCGGTATCCCCACTCTTGCAAATTCCCAGAAAGTTATTGTTTCTCCATATTTCTTTTCAGCATTTTGGATTATAATAACATTACTTGCAGCACCCAGAATAAATAAATTACCACTTATTGTACTGCCTGAAGCGAGAACCATCATTTCTTTAACACCTGCACCTGACTGAATAAGCAAAGGTAGATAAAGTGCTACAAGTGGAACATTTGATATCAATTGACTTAAAATTATACTGATAATCATTATCATATTGATAGATGTTATATTAATTTTTAGATTTTTTATGATTGATTGAAAGAAACCTGTATTCCAGACACTCGCCATCAATATGAACATTGAAGCAAAAAATATTAAAGTATGCCAGTCAATCTTCTTAACTATTAAAACCCTTTTTTTACTGAAAATTAAAATCGGGAGTGCAGAAATAACAGTAATATGAACAAGTTTTAAGTCAATTTTGCTATCAGTTAAAGAAAGAAAAATTTTAGTGAATATTAAAATAACAAAAATAAAAATAGAAATCCCGGACAAAAAAGCAAGAGAATTATCTTTTATTGTCTCCTGATAGTGATTTAATGAGTTGTTTTTAAAATGTTCCCTGTAAAAAAGTTTTAACAAAAAAAATAAAGCGAAAAGATTGATGATTGTAGGAAAAAATAGATAATGGAAAAATGTAAGAAATGGATTTTTTAGATTTCCTTCTGTTGCAATAAGAAAGTTCTGGGGATTACCAACAGGACTAAAAACACTACCAGTGGTTATGGAAAAAGCAAGAGTAATTAAAAGAAATTTAGCATTTATATTATGCTTTTTTGCAATATGTAATATCACAGGAGTTCCTATTATGGCAAGGGTATCATTCATCAATAGAGCAGAAGAAAAACCAATTCCAAATAGAATTAAAAGTAATAACTGATTTACTGTTTTTGCTTTTCTAAATATTCTGTATGTGATATAGGAAAGACAGCCACTTTCTTCAAGAGCAACTCCAATAAC from bacterium includes:
- a CDS encoding sialidase family protein, which produces MKVNKIKCENFIVYRKENEFSAWPRNCGVYKYKGDEIVVNFFTRTCNYQTKEEVGHGYEPPDNSSRIMQIRSKDGGKNWNNSKKILTPINLGKGETENINFLSPKEFNFKNPDFMLIAIKNNLFFSDDRGKTLYGPCRLPSFGYDFNWARPDYVVREDGALILFSTVNCSDGKEGKPIAIISKNNGLSWEILSYISSEKNDYMQIMPSGIILPDGKILCAIRCQRYRHGYSFWSECYISEDSGRSWQFLSRINDIGSPCHLLLLKDGRILATYGYRSYPFGIRCSISEDYGKTWKNEFIIRDDGGSWDLGYPVSIQLDSGKILTFYYFNDKNDKIQVDGGVRYIAGSIFEI
- a CDS encoding sugar phosphate isomerase/epimerase, with translation MKCGVQLYTLRDYCKSVEDTVNTLKKIREMGYKYVQISAVSEPKDVRELKKILDDTELVAVSTHTGYERIIKETEKVIEEHKILGCEGIMCPGLPGELHNKDGYLKVADEFNKIIEKIKKNGLILGYHNHGIEFERYNGKTGLEILLDNCPELEGEIDTYWVTYGGGDPAYWIERYNGRVSQVHFKDMGIIKNQQVMPPIGSGNLNWERIIKSCKKSKVKFCLVEMDRPTCDPFEALKISLENLISFGVKNK
- a CDS encoding SLC13 family permease, which encodes MISIISLFFVFLIIAIRQIGNIKIQIWQAMLGGCLIVLIAHQISFVNALKSINWEVMFFLFSMFVIGVALEESGCLSYITYRIFRKAKTVNQLLLLILFGIGFSSALLMNDTLAIIGTPVILHIAKKHNINAKFLLITLAFSITTGSVFSPVGNPQNFLIATEGNLKNPFLTFFHYLFFPTIINLFALFFLLKLFYREHFKNNSLNHYQETIKDNSLAFLSGISIFIFVILIFTKIFLSLTDSKIDLKLVHITVISALPILIFSKKRVLIVKKIDWHTLIFFASMFILMASVWNTGFFQSIIKNLKINITSINMIMIISIILSQLISNVPLVALYLPLLIQSGAGVKEMMVLASGSTISGNLFILGAASNVIIIQNAEKKYGETITFWEFARVGIPVTFINAFIYLLFFKI